The Amycolatopsis sp. 195334CR genome window below encodes:
- a CDS encoding AarF/ABC1/UbiB kinase family protein, translated as MAKAPPRSRLVRGTALGRLAAGQVLRQAGGRVAALGRSSEEKRRLLDRRALAAADQLVSVLGGMKGAAMKLGQLLSVLDLDLVPESVRPEFRAKLAVLLAQAPAVPFSGMRKVIEGDLGGPIAEVFAEFDENPVAAASIGQVYRARLADGREVAVKVQYPGIATAVRADLKNLALFLRLAPNIFPGLEMDSLAAEIRLRVEEELDYRLEARTQHELATRFAGHPFFAVPDAIGEVCGERVLVTEFVDGLDFDAIAEQPRPVRDRVGEIIYRFYCGSLFHTGDFPGDPHPGNVLLQPDGRVAFLDFGLFKRMSPESRELERTVLRAAADGDAEQVHARMAAAGILGEPDRIEPDEVLAYIEDAVGWYLADTEIEATPELAAEAMISSIDPRSPHYRKMRWQTLPPEHLFARRAELYAFGLLGRLRARGNWHRIAREWLHGEAPVTELGRVDAKWRAAQEPGLGT; from the coding sequence ATGGCGAAGGCGCCACCGAGATCGCGGCTGGTGCGGGGGACCGCGCTGGGCAGGCTGGCCGCCGGGCAGGTGCTGCGGCAGGCGGGCGGCCGGGTGGCCGCGCTGGGCCGTTCGAGTGAAGAAAAGCGCAGGCTGCTCGATCGCCGGGCGCTCGCGGCGGCCGATCAGCTCGTTTCGGTGCTCGGCGGAATGAAGGGCGCCGCGATGAAGCTCGGGCAGCTCCTTTCCGTGCTCGATCTCGATCTGGTGCCCGAGTCGGTGCGCCCGGAATTCCGCGCGAAACTCGCGGTACTTCTGGCGCAGGCCCCGGCGGTGCCGTTTTCCGGAATGCGGAAGGTGATCGAGGGGGATTTGGGCGGGCCGATCGCCGAGGTGTTCGCCGAATTCGACGAGAATCCGGTCGCCGCGGCCTCGATCGGGCAGGTCTACCGCGCCCGGCTGGCCGACGGCCGCGAGGTCGCGGTGAAGGTGCAGTACCCCGGCATCGCCACCGCGGTGCGCGCGGACCTGAAGAACCTGGCGCTGTTCCTCCGGCTCGCGCCGAACATCTTCCCCGGGCTCGAAATGGACTCGCTGGCCGCGGAGATCCGGCTGCGCGTCGAGGAGGAATTGGACTATCGGCTGGAAGCGCGGACGCAGCACGAACTCGCCACGCGTTTCGCCGGGCACCCGTTCTTCGCGGTCCCGGATGCCATCGGGGAGGTCTGCGGGGAACGCGTGCTGGTCACCGAGTTCGTCGACGGCCTCGATTTCGATGCCATCGCCGAGCAGCCGCGGCCGGTGCGCGACCGGGTCGGGGAGATCATCTACCGCTTCTACTGCGGCTCGCTGTTCCACACCGGCGACTTCCCCGGCGACCCGCACCCCGGCAACGTGCTGCTGCAACCGGACGGGCGGGTGGCGTTCCTCGATTTCGGGCTGTTCAAGCGGATGAGCCCGGAAAGCCGGGAACTGGAACGGACGGTGCTCCGGGCCGCCGCCGACGGCGACGCCGAACAGGTGCACGCGCGCATGGCCGCCGCCGGCATCCTCGGCGAACCCGACCGGATCGAACCGGACGAGGTGCTCGCCTACATCGAAGACGCGGTCGGCTGGTACCTGGCCGACACCGAGATCGAAGCGACGCCCGAACTCGCCGCCGAGGCGATGATCAGCTCGATCGACCCGCGCTCGCCGCACTACCGGAAGATGCGCTGGCAGACCCTGCCGCCGGAACACCTCTTCGCGCGCCGGGCGGAGCTGTACGCGTTCGGCCTGCTCGGCAGGTTGCGGGCGCGGGGCAACTGGCACCGCATCGCACGGGAGTGGCTACACGGCGAGGCGCCGGTGACCGAGCTCGGTCGGGTGGACGCGAAGTGGCGGGCCGCTCAGGAACCCGGACTCGGCACCTGA
- a CDS encoding response regulator transcription factor: protein MRVVLAEDSTLLREGLVRLLAEEGHEVLAAVGDADALLSATAAHRPDVIVTDVRMPPSHTDEGLRAALEIRSRFPETGVLVLSQYVEKRYATELITDDGGRVGYLLKDRVAQVGEFLDALARVGAGGAAFDPEVVRRLLARTTHTDPLGKLTARERKVLDLMAQGHTNVGIAGQLYVSLSAVEKHANAIFDKLDLSRTSGYSRRVLAVLRYLGS, encoded by the coding sequence GTGCGCGTAGTGCTCGCCGAGGACAGCACCCTGCTGCGGGAAGGGCTGGTCCGGCTGCTCGCCGAGGAGGGGCACGAGGTGCTGGCCGCGGTCGGGGACGCCGACGCGCTGCTGTCCGCCACCGCCGCCCACCGCCCGGACGTGATCGTCACCGACGTCCGGATGCCACCGTCGCACACCGACGAAGGCCTGCGCGCGGCGCTGGAGATCCGCTCGCGGTTCCCGGAAACCGGCGTTCTCGTGCTGTCCCAGTACGTCGAAAAGCGTTACGCCACCGAACTGATCACCGACGACGGTGGCCGGGTCGGTTACCTGCTCAAGGATCGTGTGGCGCAGGTGGGCGAGTTCCTGGACGCGCTCGCCAGGGTCGGTGCGGGCGGCGCCGCCTTCGACCCCGAGGTGGTGCGGCGACTGCTCGCCAGGACCACGCACACCGATCCGCTCGGCAAGCTGACCGCGCGCGAACGCAAGGTGCTCGACCTGATGGCGCAGGGGCACACGAACGTGGGAATCGCCGGTCAGCTCTACGTCTCGCTGAGCGCGGTGGAAAAGCACGCCAACGCGATTTTCGACAAGCTGGACCTCTCGCGCACCAGCGGGTACAGCCGCCGGGTGCTCGCGGTGCTGCGCTACCTGGGTTCCTGA
- a CDS encoding histidine kinase — translation MRWARTARRGTAGLLLGALTSFAEMIYLFFGTLALALPPARAGVYRGARALAEVERRRLARWFAAENGDDYTGDRAVLYLALRCLTGAVGFSVFMLIFYGSTSVAIMIGQVFTGGRVGGGDEPADWYDGITIVVLGLLLAFLAVQGLIGVAKVDLLLAGRFFGPSKQEQLRRRVSELSISRAEVVEAVNDERRRIERDLHDGVQQRLVALGMLLGRARRAGDAAHAADLVRQAHEESQQALRDLREVTWRVYPTALDDGGLHPALEAVAESAGVPVHLDFRLASRPPPALETVAYFVVSEAVTNAMKHASATRIDVSVRRTGTMIVVRISDDGVGGARQGGGLSGLARRVAAADGEFTVDSPVGGPTTITAALPCA, via the coding sequence ATGAGATGGGCACGCACCGCCAGGCGGGGTACCGCCGGGCTGCTGCTCGGCGCGCTCACCTCGTTCGCCGAAATGATCTACCTGTTCTTCGGCACCTTGGCACTCGCGCTGCCGCCCGCGCGTGCCGGGGTCTACCGCGGGGCGCGGGCGCTGGCCGAGGTCGAGCGGCGTCGCCTGGCCCGGTGGTTCGCCGCGGAGAACGGCGACGACTACACCGGCGACCGTGCGGTGCTCTACCTGGCGCTGCGCTGCCTCACCGGCGCGGTCGGCTTCTCGGTCTTCATGCTGATCTTCTACGGCAGCACGTCGGTGGCGATCATGATCGGCCAGGTCTTCACCGGTGGCCGCGTCGGCGGCGGGGACGAGCCCGCCGACTGGTACGACGGGATCACCATCGTGGTGCTCGGCCTGCTGCTCGCCTTCCTCGCCGTGCAGGGGCTGATCGGGGTGGCCAAGGTGGACCTGCTGCTGGCCGGCCGGTTCTTCGGGCCGAGCAAGCAGGAACAGTTGCGCCGCCGGGTGTCCGAGCTGTCGATCAGCCGGGCCGAGGTGGTCGAGGCGGTCAACGACGAACGCCGCCGCATCGAACGCGATCTGCACGACGGGGTGCAGCAGCGGCTGGTGGCGCTCGGCATGCTGCTCGGGCGCGCCCGCCGCGCCGGGGATGCCGCGCACGCGGCGGACCTCGTGCGCCAGGCACACGAGGAATCCCAGCAGGCCCTTCGTGACCTGCGGGAAGTGACCTGGCGGGTGTACCCGACCGCGCTCGACGACGGCGGGTTGCACCCGGCGCTGGAGGCCGTCGCGGAAAGCGCGGGCGTGCCGGTCCACCTCGACTTCCGGCTCGCTTCGCGGCCGCCGCCGGCGCTGGAGACGGTCGCCTACTTCGTGGTGTCCGAGGCGGTCACCAACGCGATGAAGCACGCGTCGGCCACCCGGATCGACGTGTCGGTGCGGCGGACCGGCACCATGATCGTCGTGCGGATCAGCGATGACGGCGTCGGCGGGGCGCGCCAGGGCGGTGGGCTCTCCGGCCTCGCGCGCCGGGTCGCCGCCGCGGATGGGGAGTTCACTGTAGACAGTCCGGTCGGCGGTCCGACCACGATCACCGCGGCACTGCCGTGCGCGTAG
- the lon gene encoding endopeptidase La — protein MTDTRLLPVLPLDSDVVLPGMVVPFDLTEAETRAAVESAQAKPQGPTGPGIRTAPKAEVLIVPRVDGEYAEMGTVATVERIGRIPGGNAVVVLRGVRRAHVGATGDGPGAARWVHAEIATELPAGEQGKQLAGEYKAVVLSMLQQRGVWQMLDAVQELEDPSALADLAGNAPYLDTEQKLELLRTLDVTTRLEKALEWTREHLAELEVTDTIRKDVAEGMEKQQKEFLLRRQLEAIRKELGELDGSGEDDDYRSRVEAAELPEHVRKAALAEVDKLERTSEQSPEGGWIRTWLDTVLEMPWNTTTEDAYDIAGAREILDTDHAGLDDVKERIIEYLAVRKRRVDSGAVVGGRRSGAVLALAGPPGVGKTSLGESIAKAMGRKFVRVALGGIRDEAEIRGHRRTYVGALPGRVVRAIKEAGSMNPVVLLDEIDKVGADYRGDPTAALLEVLDPEQNHTFRDHYLEVELDLSDVVFLATANALETIPGPLLDRMELVTLDGYTEHEKVTIGRDHLLPRELERAGLAAGDVTLTDAALSRIAAEYTREAGVRAANRTIAKVLRKITTKVALGEVELPVAVDAADLDTYLGRPRHLPESSLPASTQRTSIPGVATGLAVTGAGGDVLYVEASLSDKETGGTGLSLTGQLGDVMKESAQIALSYLRSRGAELELPVGDLAERGIHIHVPAGAVPKDGPSAGVTMTTALASLLSGRVVRADVAMTGEVSLTGRVLPIGGVKQKLLAAHRAGMKTVIIPQRNEPDLDDVPAEVLAELDVHPVASVREVLALALTPAAAPVTQAA, from the coding sequence ATGACCGACACCCGGCTCCTGCCCGTACTCCCCCTCGACTCCGACGTGGTGCTGCCCGGCATGGTCGTGCCGTTCGACCTGACCGAAGCCGAGACGCGCGCCGCGGTGGAGTCCGCGCAGGCCAAGCCCCAGGGTCCGACCGGACCCGGCATCCGGACCGCCCCCAAGGCGGAGGTGCTGATCGTGCCGCGCGTGGACGGTGAGTACGCCGAAATGGGCACGGTCGCCACCGTCGAGCGCATCGGCCGGATCCCCGGCGGCAACGCCGTCGTGGTCCTGCGCGGTGTCCGGCGGGCCCACGTGGGCGCGACCGGCGACGGGCCGGGCGCCGCCCGCTGGGTCCACGCCGAGATCGCCACCGAACTGCCCGCCGGTGAGCAGGGCAAGCAGCTCGCCGGTGAGTACAAGGCCGTGGTGCTGTCCATGCTCCAGCAGCGCGGCGTCTGGCAGATGCTGGACGCGGTGCAGGAGCTGGAGGACCCGTCGGCGCTGGCGGACCTGGCGGGCAACGCGCCCTACCTGGACACCGAGCAGAAGCTCGAACTGCTGCGCACGCTCGACGTCACCACGCGCCTGGAAAAGGCGCTGGAGTGGACCCGCGAGCACCTCGCCGAGCTGGAAGTGACCGACACGATCCGCAAGGACGTGGCCGAGGGCATGGAGAAGCAGCAGAAGGAGTTCCTGCTGCGCCGCCAGCTGGAGGCGATCCGCAAGGAACTCGGCGAGCTGGACGGCAGCGGCGAGGACGACGACTACCGCTCCCGCGTGGAGGCGGCCGAACTGCCCGAGCACGTGCGGAAGGCCGCGCTGGCCGAGGTCGACAAGCTGGAGCGCACCTCCGAGCAGTCGCCGGAGGGCGGCTGGATCCGCACCTGGCTGGACACGGTGCTGGAGATGCCGTGGAACACCACCACCGAGGACGCCTACGACATCGCGGGCGCCCGGGAGATCCTCGACACCGATCACGCCGGCCTGGACGACGTGAAGGAACGCATCATCGAGTACCTGGCCGTGCGCAAGCGCCGGGTGGACAGCGGTGCGGTCGTCGGCGGACGGCGGTCCGGCGCGGTGCTGGCGCTCGCCGGTCCTCCCGGGGTCGGCAAGACCTCGCTGGGTGAGTCGATCGCGAAGGCGATGGGCCGCAAGTTCGTCCGGGTGGCGCTCGGCGGCATCCGGGACGAGGCGGAGATCCGCGGGCACCGGCGCACCTACGTCGGCGCGCTGCCCGGCCGGGTGGTGCGGGCGATCAAGGAAGCCGGCTCGATGAACCCGGTGGTGCTGCTCGACGAGATCGACAAGGTGGGCGCCGACTACCGCGGCGACCCGACCGCGGCGCTGCTGGAGGTGCTGGACCCGGAGCAGAACCACACCTTCCGCGACCACTACCTCGAGGTCGAGCTGGACCTGTCGGACGTGGTGTTCCTGGCCACGGCCAACGCGCTGGAGACCATTCCCGGCCCGCTGCTGGACCGGATGGAGCTGGTCACCCTCGACGGCTACACCGAGCACGAGAAGGTCACCATCGGCCGCGACCACCTGCTGCCGCGTGAGCTGGAGCGGGCCGGGCTGGCCGCGGGCGACGTGACGCTGACCGACGCGGCGCTCAGCCGGATCGCCGCCGAGTACACCCGGGAAGCGGGTGTCCGCGCGGCGAACCGGACGATCGCGAAGGTGCTGCGCAAGATCACCACGAAGGTGGCGCTGGGCGAGGTCGAGCTGCCGGTCGCGGTGGACGCCGCCGACCTGGACACCTATCTCGGGCGGCCGCGGCACCTGCCGGAGTCCTCGCTGCCCGCGTCCACCCAGCGCACCTCGATCCCCGGGGTGGCGACCGGGCTGGCGGTGACCGGGGCCGGTGGTGACGTGCTCTACGTGGAGGCGTCGCTGTCGGACAAGGAAACCGGCGGCACCGGGCTGTCGCTGACCGGGCAGCTGGGCGACGTGATGAAGGAGTCGGCGCAGATCGCGCTGTCCTACCTGCGGTCGCGGGGTGCCGAGCTGGAACTGCCGGTCGGTGACCTGGCCGAACGCGGGATCCACATCCACGTGCCCGCCGGGGCGGTGCCCAAGGACGGGCCGTCGGCCGGGGTCACCATGACCACCGCGCTGGCGTCGCTGCTGTCGGGCCGGGTGGTCCGGGCGGACGTGGCGATGACCGGTGAGGTTTCGCTGACCGGGCGCGTGCTGCCGATCGGCGGGGTGAAGCAGAAGCTGCTCGCCGCGCACCGGGCCGGGATGAAGACGGTGATCATCCCGCAGCGCAACGAGCCGGACCTCGACGACGTGCCCGCCGAGGTGCTCGCCGAACTGGACGTGCACCCGGTGGCCTCGGTGCGGGAGGTGCTGGCGCTGGCGCTGACCCCGGCGGCGGCACCGGTCACCCAGGCCGCCTGA
- a CDS encoding SAM-dependent methyltransferase — protein sequence MTESTDSAPEAPAGVDTEKPSSARVYDWYLGGTQNWAVDREFGKRLEEQWPHVKPGAKHNREFMNRAVRAALDAGIRQFLDLGSGVPTAGNVHEVIREELGEDERATVVYVDYEAVATAHATLILERQGATGWAGHVQEDLRNPKAIFNHETTQRLIDFDQPVCLLMMAVLHFVGPDDDPDGLVRTYRDKLAPGSWLALSQMSVGGTTGAEADGVRNFAAQYRNTQNPVWLRDREEIEHWIADWTLLEPGITHLPDWRPDRSLTAREAKARPFAWCFVAEKP from the coding sequence TTGACCGAGAGCACCGATTCCGCGCCCGAAGCCCCGGCCGGGGTGGACACCGAGAAGCCGTCGTCGGCCCGGGTCTACGACTGGTACCTCGGCGGCACGCAGAACTGGGCGGTGGACCGGGAGTTCGGCAAGCGGCTGGAAGAGCAGTGGCCGCACGTGAAGCCGGGCGCCAAGCACAACCGCGAGTTCATGAACCGCGCGGTGCGGGCGGCGCTGGACGCGGGCATCCGGCAGTTCCTCGACCTCGGGTCCGGCGTGCCGACCGCGGGCAACGTGCACGAGGTGATCCGCGAGGAGCTGGGCGAGGACGAGCGGGCGACGGTGGTCTACGTGGACTACGAGGCCGTGGCCACCGCGCACGCCACGCTCATCCTCGAACGGCAGGGCGCCACCGGCTGGGCCGGCCACGTCCAGGAGGACCTGCGCAACCCGAAGGCGATCTTCAACCACGAGACCACCCAGCGGCTGATCGACTTCGACCAGCCGGTCTGCCTGCTGATGATGGCCGTGCTGCACTTCGTCGGCCCCGACGACGACCCGGACGGCCTGGTGCGGACCTACCGCGACAAGCTGGCGCCGGGCAGCTGGCTGGCGCTGTCGCAGATGTCGGTCGGCGGCACCACCGGCGCCGAGGCCGACGGCGTGCGGAACTTCGCCGCGCAGTACCGGAACACGCAGAACCCGGTGTGGCTGCGCGACCGCGAGGAGATCGAGCACTGGATCGCGGACTGGACGCTGCTGGAGCCGGGCATCACGCACCTCCCCGACTGGCGCCCGGACCGGTCGCTGACCGCCCGCGAGGCCAAGGCGAGGCCGTTCGCCTGGTGCTTCGTCGCGGAGAAGCCGTAG
- a CDS encoding GNAT family N-acetyltransferase — MDLTNFSAIADEHAARLKAIDPLLPAPGDLPEDTGSVLTAEANGSAGLGVLSCEKTPADAPGAQWRALVEHRLDLRLAGPDPGTALGLLLEKWQERLAESGTARGDWETAAVVIRPSRDSTGAGELLRHGFAPVRVVAVRPAERHGRGPRQTPGVAVRTATRGDLANVVELLLELQHYDAQFGVATVRESTERALTAEVEEVLAHDEPPLWIAEVYGKALGVARVQLPPSSDWAKIYIDQTARPKIGYLTSLNVAEQARSTGVGTALAAHAHQVFDTEGVSHALLHHALANPRSTPFWYAQGYRPMWTYWYRRPGVR, encoded by the coding sequence GTGGACCTCACAAATTTTTCCGCCATCGCCGACGAGCACGCAGCTCGGCTCAAGGCCATCGACCCGCTCCTGCCCGCGCCCGGCGACCTGCCGGAGGACACCGGCTCGGTGCTCACCGCCGAGGCGAACGGCTCGGCCGGCCTCGGCGTGCTCTCCTGCGAGAAGACCCCGGCCGACGCTCCCGGCGCGCAGTGGCGCGCGCTCGTCGAGCACCGGCTGGACCTGCGCTTGGCCGGTCCCGACCCGGGCACCGCGCTCGGCCTGCTGCTGGAGAAGTGGCAGGAGCGGCTGGCCGAGTCCGGCACCGCCCGCGGGGACTGGGAGACCGCCGCCGTGGTCATCCGCCCCAGCCGCGACTCGACCGGCGCCGGTGAACTGCTGCGGCACGGCTTCGCGCCGGTGCGCGTGGTCGCGGTCCGGCCCGCCGAACGCCACGGTCGCGGTCCTCGCCAGACGCCGGGCGTCGCCGTGCGCACGGCCACCCGCGGTGACCTCGCGAACGTGGTCGAACTGCTGCTGGAGCTCCAGCACTACGACGCGCAGTTCGGCGTCGCGACCGTGCGCGAGAGCACCGAACGCGCGCTGACCGCCGAGGTGGAGGAGGTGCTCGCGCACGACGAGCCGCCGCTGTGGATCGCCGAGGTGTACGGCAAGGCGCTCGGTGTCGCCCGCGTGCAGCTGCCGCCGTCCTCGGACTGGGCGAAGATTTACATCGACCAGACCGCCCGCCCGAAGATCGGCTACCTGACCTCGCTGAACGTCGCCGAGCAGGCCCGCAGCACGGGCGTCGGCACGGCGCTGGCCGCGCACGCGCACCAGGTCTTCGACACCGAGGGCGTGAGCCACGCGCTGCTGCACCACGCGCTGGCGAACCCGCGTTCGACGCCGTTCTGGTACGCGCAGGGTTACCGCCCGATGTGGACCTACTGGTACCGGCGGCCCGGGGTGCGATAG
- a CDS encoding bifunctional diguanylate cyclase/phosphodiesterase has product MPDSGGRTATAGPVPSAAADEAAVDERRFRVYTATVLTVGLVTAAVVSWWLPFEGSAMLWWITPVLALAFLLAEQLGINVDVRSGISWTISFTEIPLVIGFFIAPFEVVLVAHLIAGVGTLLARKVRGRVLYNAGAFLLEITGAFAVAGLVKFAVGGPGMPWVAALAGTLTAPLVSTLLALAAVRVLRRRMRVSTALRLTGRILVVGFVNASVGLSGYLVIFHVPEAWPLVLAVFLGLTALYWAYSDLLREQRDMEALSDVSLMVARSGQQAAARPASRADDFGRGVDVVEWGAIAERIKDQLAAGRVVLRLRLEPTDAMRAVVSGDPLPAEDTTADDPLVRLPGAHVRHFRLTEANPEVRGALLDRGAQEALVVPLRSANQLLGIIEAHDRLSRWRGFGKSDVQLLGTMASHLATALDNRRLLATLRHDAYHDPLTGLLNRPGFRQVAREPLRERLGSVVLRIELDVFSTVSDALGYAWADRMVIAAGRRIRDTLGSDVPLARLEGASFAALIVERTPEQAHEIAECLRAELSAPYPVDRLTVEANAKVGYASPTPEEESADAVDVDALLQRADVAVRATRGGEEVRGYVPSMGQIFMRRFQMVTQFRQSVEDGQVSVHYQPKVTLPNRHVQGVEALVRWVHPEFGKLDPDEFVPAVEAAGLIGVLTEFVLEQSLRRVRKWLDEGLRISAAVNLSVRNLADEEFPRKVVEALERFEVPPELLTFELTESGVMSDPQKALPILRELHSLGIVLAVDDFGTGYSSLAYLRQLPVDQVKIDKSFVLGMGTDLGDLAVVRSIVELGHSLGLTVVAEGVEDDVARDQLEAMGCDVAQGYLISRPLAEDRLEAWLLARTARSPGRHTETVLTLLT; this is encoded by the coding sequence ATGCCGGACTCAGGCGGCAGAACCGCTACCGCCGGCCCGGTGCCCTCGGCAGCCGCGGACGAGGCGGCGGTGGACGAACGCCGGTTCCGCGTCTACACCGCCACGGTGCTCACCGTCGGCCTGGTCACCGCCGCGGTGGTCAGCTGGTGGCTGCCCTTCGAGGGCTCGGCGATGCTCTGGTGGATCACCCCGGTGCTCGCGCTGGCCTTCCTGCTCGCCGAACAGCTCGGCATCAACGTCGACGTCCGCAGCGGCATCTCGTGGACCATCTCCTTCACCGAGATCCCGCTGGTCATCGGCTTCTTCATCGCACCGTTCGAAGTGGTGCTGGTGGCGCACCTGATCGCCGGGGTCGGCACGCTGCTGGCTCGCAAGGTACGCGGTCGCGTGCTGTACAACGCCGGCGCGTTCCTGCTGGAGATCACCGGTGCCTTCGCGGTGGCCGGGCTGGTCAAGTTCGCCGTCGGCGGTCCCGGCATGCCGTGGGTGGCCGCGCTCGCCGGCACGCTGACCGCGCCGCTGGTCAGCACCCTGCTCGCGCTCGCCGCCGTCCGCGTGCTGCGCCGCCGGATGCGGGTCAGCACCGCGCTGCGGCTGACCGGCCGGATCCTGGTCGTCGGCTTCGTCAACGCCTCGGTCGGCCTGTCCGGCTACCTGGTGATCTTCCACGTCCCCGAGGCCTGGCCGCTGGTGCTCGCCGTGTTCCTCGGCCTCACCGCGCTCTACTGGGCCTACTCCGACCTGCTGCGCGAGCAGCGCGACATGGAGGCGCTGTCCGACGTGAGCCTGATGGTCGCGCGGTCCGGTCAGCAGGCGGCCGCCCGCCCGGCGAGCCGTGCCGACGACTTCGGCCGCGGCGTGGACGTCGTCGAATGGGGCGCGATCGCCGAACGCATCAAGGACCAGCTCGCCGCCGGCCGCGTGGTGCTGCGGCTGCGGCTCGAGCCCACCGACGCCATGCGCGCGGTCGTCTCGGGCGATCCTTTGCCCGCGGAAGACACCACCGCCGACGACCCGCTGGTGCGCCTGCCCGGCGCGCACGTCCGCCACTTCCGGCTCACCGAAGCCAATCCCGAGGTGCGCGGTGCCCTGCTCGACCGCGGTGCGCAGGAAGCGCTCGTGGTGCCGTTGCGCAGCGCGAACCAGCTCCTCGGCATCATCGAGGCGCACGACCGGCTGTCCCGCTGGCGCGGGTTCGGCAAGTCCGACGTGCAGCTGCTCGGCACCATGGCCAGCCACCTGGCCACCGCGCTGGACAACCGCCGCCTGCTGGCCACCCTGCGCCACGACGCCTACCACGACCCGCTCACCGGCTTGCTGAACCGGCCCGGCTTCCGCCAGGTGGCGCGCGAGCCGCTGCGCGAACGCCTCGGCTCGGTGGTGCTCCGGATCGAGCTCGACGTGTTCTCCACGGTCAGCGACGCGCTCGGGTACGCCTGGGCCGACCGCATGGTCATCGCGGCGGGCCGTCGCATCCGCGACACCCTCGGCAGCGATGTCCCGCTCGCCCGGCTGGAAGGCGCCTCGTTCGCCGCGCTGATCGTCGAGCGCACGCCGGAGCAGGCGCACGAGATCGCCGAATGCCTGCGTGCCGAACTGTCCGCGCCCTACCCGGTCGACCGGCTGACCGTCGAGGCCAACGCCAAGGTCGGGTACGCCTCGCCGACGCCGGAGGAGGAGAGTGCGGACGCGGTCGACGTGGACGCCCTGCTCCAACGCGCCGACGTCGCGGTGCGCGCTACGCGCGGCGGTGAAGAGGTCCGCGGCTACGTGCCGAGCATGGGCCAGATATTCATGCGCCGGTTCCAGATGGTCACGCAGTTCCGGCAGTCCGTGGAGGACGGCCAGGTCAGCGTGCACTACCAGCCCAAGGTGACGCTGCCGAACCGGCACGTGCAGGGCGTGGAGGCGCTGGTCCGCTGGGTGCACCCGGAGTTCGGCAAGCTCGACCCGGACGAGTTCGTGCCGGCGGTCGAGGCGGCCGGCCTGATCGGCGTGCTCACCGAGTTCGTGCTGGAGCAGTCGCTGCGGCGGGTGCGCAAGTGGCTGGACGAGGGCCTGCGGATCTCCGCGGCGGTCAACCTGAGCGTGCGGAACCTGGCCGACGAGGAGTTCCCGCGCAAGGTGGTCGAGGCGCTGGAGCGCTTCGAGGTGCCGCCGGAGCTGCTCACCTTCGAACTGACCGAGTCCGGCGTGATGTCCGACCCGCAGAAGGCGCTGCCGATCCTGCGCGAGCTGCACTCGCTGGGCATCGTGCTGGCCGTGGACGACTTCGGCACCGGGTACTCGTCGCTGGCCTACCTGCGGCAGCTGCCGGTCGACCAGGTGAAGATCGACAAGAGCTTCGTGCTCGGCATGGGCACCGATCTGGGCGATCTCGCGGTGGTCCGGTCCATCGTCGAACTCGGGCACTCGCTCGGCCTGACCGTGGTCGCCGAGGGCGTGGAGGACGACGTGGCGCGCGACCAGCTGGAGGCGATGGGCTGTGACGTGGCCCAGGGCTACCTGATCTCGCGCCCGCTCGCCGAGGACCGGCTGGAGGCGTGGCTGCTGGCCCGCACCGCGCGCTCGCCCGGACGGCACACCGAGACCGTGCTGACCCTGCTGACCTGA
- the rpmG gene encoding 50S ribosomal protein L33, translated as MAATDVRPKITLACEECKHRNYITKKNRRNNPDRLEMKKFCPNCGTHRTHKETR; from the coding sequence GTGGCTGCGACCGACGTGCGACCCAAGATCACGCTGGCGTGCGAAGAGTGCAAGCACCGCAACTACATCACCAAGAAGAACCGGCGCAACAACCCGGACCGCTTGGAGATGAAGAAGTTCTGCCCGAACTGCGGTACGCACCGGACCCACAAGGAGACCCGCTGA